The Mucilaginibacter mallensis genome has a segment encoding these proteins:
- a CDS encoding RagB/SusD family nutrient uptake outer membrane protein, which produces MKKNYIKYTTVFLLGMGVFASCKKSFLQVNPKGEFAASNYYQTPDQAFAGLAAAYDPLTTETGGLDGTYTDVLGPLNSASDDCYAGGGGPNDTNDWQLWNNYQLNSAAGPQQGFWPINFLGVSRANTILAEVGGVPGLSDDLKKRYTAEAQFLRAHYYFDLERLFKNVPLILKPLAQADIYNQLQAKPADVYAQIEADLTAAIPNLPATVVASEQGRVTQGAAIALLGKVYLYEKKWAQAATEFAIVNGTPGGTTPVYGYHLVANFGSIFSPNNKFNSEAIFEITRTATQAYTWNNWNTFKGNVYVQMVGPRNFGDATYAGGWGFNPVTKLLHDALKGDPRYGYTVLDMDSLVAVEKSSYQASYQNTGYFLLKYAPLTKYKATQGQVELNYPNDYIEIRLADTYLMEAEALVMGSGGSARAQALLDAVRARVGLASVPVSMTTIKNERRLELATEGHRWFDLVRWGDAPTVLSFKGFQAGKNELLPIPLTDLSATKLVQNPGYAN; this is translated from the coding sequence ATGAAAAAAAATTATATCAAGTATACAACGGTTTTTTTGCTGGGGATGGGCGTATTTGCATCCTGCAAAAAATCCTTCCTGCAGGTGAATCCCAAAGGGGAGTTCGCGGCGTCAAATTATTACCAAACACCTGACCAGGCCTTCGCCGGTTTGGCAGCAGCTTACGATCCGTTAACTACTGAAACAGGTGGTTTGGATGGAACGTATACCGATGTGCTAGGTCCGTTAAATTCAGCATCTGATGATTGTTATGCAGGTGGTGGTGGTCCAAACGATACAAACGACTGGCAATTATGGAACAATTACCAATTGAATTCGGCAGCCGGACCGCAACAAGGTTTTTGGCCAATTAACTTCCTGGGCGTAAGCCGTGCAAACACAATTTTGGCTGAAGTAGGTGGTGTACCGGGATTAAGCGATGATCTTAAGAAAAGATACACTGCCGAAGCGCAATTCTTACGTGCACATTATTACTTTGATCTGGAAAGATTATTTAAAAATGTACCCTTAATATTAAAACCACTTGCACAAGCTGACATTTACAATCAGCTACAAGCCAAACCAGCTGATGTTTATGCGCAAATTGAAGCTGATTTAACAGCTGCTATCCCTAACTTGCCTGCAACTGTTGTTGCAAGCGAACAAGGCCGTGTTACACAAGGCGCTGCTATTGCTTTGTTAGGTAAGGTATATTTATACGAGAAAAAATGGGCTCAGGCAGCAACTGAATTTGCAATTGTTAATGGCACACCAGGCGGCACAACCCCAGTTTATGGTTACCACTTAGTGGCTAATTTCGGTTCAATTTTCAGCCCTAATAATAAATTTAACAGCGAAGCGATATTTGAAATAACCCGTACAGCTACACAGGCTTACACCTGGAATAACTGGAATACCTTTAAAGGCAATGTATATGTACAAATGGTAGGCCCACGTAACTTTGGCGATGCCACTTATGCAGGCGGATGGGGCTTTAACCCCGTTACCAAGCTATTACATGATGCGCTGAAAGGTGACCCGAGATATGGTTATACAGTTTTGGATATGGATAGCCTTGTAGCTGTTGAAAAATCATCTTACCAGGCAAGCTATCAAAACACAGGTTACTTTCTGTTAAAATACGCGCCATTAACCAAGTACAAGGCAACTCAGGGCCAGGTAGAGTTAAACTATCCTAATGATTATATTGAGATACGTTTGGCTGATACTTACCTGATGGAAGCTGAAGCATTGGTAATGGGCAGTGGTGGATCTGCGCGCGCGCAAGCATTGCTTGATGCTGTTCGTGCAAGGGTTGGGTTAGCATCAGTACCGGTAAGTATGACAACCATTAAAAATGAGCGCCGTTTAGAGCTGGCAACAGAAGGACATCGCTGGTTTGACCTTGTAAGATGGGGTGATGCTCCAACTGTACTATCATTCAAAGGTTTCCAGGCTGGTAAAAATGAACTTTTACCTATCCCGCTTACGGACCTTAGCGCAACCAAACTGGTTCAGAACCCAGGTTACGCAAATTAA
- a CDS encoding glycoside hydrolase family 16 protein: MKYNINVWLMGVMCAALLASCGGKSNDAKPYVYIPQAPVDSNWTFGTTPVWSDEFTNTGTPDTTKWKYDLGGGGWGNAELEDYTDSLGNVSVGNGVLTITAKKQYLGGESYTSTRIVSKGSITYGRIEVKAMLPSGKGTWPAIWMLPDDYKYGPWPNSGEVDIMEMVGYDPNNVHFSAHNETYFAGNAKTSTMNIPTASTAYHLYREDWTPYAIRGYYDNQLVFSYVNDGKGSPTWPYDQKFHLLMNIAVGGSWGGIDGVDDTAFPTSMKIDYVHFFAMGAPAK, encoded by the coding sequence ATGAAATATAATATTAATGTATGGTTAATGGGAGTGATGTGTGCCGCTTTGCTGGCATCGTGTGGTGGAAAAAGTAACGATGCAAAACCATATGTTTATATACCCCAGGCACCGGTTGATAGTAACTGGACATTTGGTACTACACCTGTATGGTCGGATGAATTTACCAATACAGGTACCCCCGATACAACCAAATGGAAATATGACCTGGGCGGCGGCGGTTGGGGAAATGCCGAGCTTGAAGACTATACCGATTCATTAGGTAACGTAAGTGTAGGTAATGGTGTGTTAACCATTACAGCAAAAAAACAGTATTTGGGTGGCGAAAGTTATACATCAACAAGGATAGTTTCAAAAGGCTCAATAACTTATGGCCGTATTGAAGTGAAAGCAATGCTTCCTTCAGGAAAAGGCACCTGGCCCGCTATATGGATGCTGCCTGATGATTATAAATATGGCCCATGGCCAAACTCCGGCGAGGTTGATATTATGGAAATGGTTGGGTACGATCCTAACAACGTGCATTTTAGCGCACACAATGAAACCTATTTCGCTGGTAATGCCAAAACCAGTACCATGAACATTCCAACTGCTTCAACAGCATACCATTTATATCGTGAAGACTGGACACCATATGCCATTAGAGGGTATTATGATAATCAATTGGTTTTCTCTTATGTTAATGACGGGAAAGGTTCACCCACCTGGCCATATGATCAAAAATTTCACCTTTTAATGAATATTGCCGTAGGCGGATCCTGGGGTGGTATTGATGGGGTAGATGATACCGCTTTCCCAACCTCAATGAAAATTGACTATGTGCATTTTTTCGCCATGGGAGCTCCTGCTAAATAA